Proteins from a single region of Candidatus Amarolinea dominans:
- a CDS encoding NAD(P)/FAD-dependent oxidoreductase: MNSQTKVAIIGGGAAGVMAAITCAEANPQAQVTILEKATQPLGKVRISGGGRCNVTHACFDPAQLVTFYPRGGKALRGPFTRFQPRDTIAWFAARGAPLKTEADGRVFPVTDSSATIVACLLHAAHAAGVTLRTQAQVTRVSRPAGGFQIDLATGETLAADDVLLATGAEHRAYAWAQELGHTIQPPAPSLFTFTVRDARLAGLAGVSAPLVHLRLVDSGLAQSGPLLITHWGLSGPAVLKLSAWGARVLHDQHYQAQLRINWLPAWTRLDAHDHLHAVRVAQARRAPGSQALFDLPLRLWQRLILAAGVSEGQRWGDLTRLQLQRLLDELTAGAYAIEGKGAFKEEFVTCGGVTLDEVNFKTMQSRRCPGLYLAGEILDVDGVTGGFNFQSAWTTGWLAGNALSRCG; this comes from the coding sequence ATGAACTCACAGACGAAGGTCGCCATCATCGGTGGCGGGGCCGCGGGGGTCATGGCCGCGATTACCTGCGCGGAGGCGAATCCGCAGGCGCAGGTGACGATCCTGGAAAAGGCCACGCAGCCGCTGGGCAAGGTGCGCATCTCCGGTGGGGGGCGCTGCAATGTCACCCACGCCTGCTTCGACCCGGCGCAACTGGTGACATTTTATCCGAGGGGCGGCAAGGCCTTGCGCGGGCCGTTCACGCGCTTTCAGCCGCGTGACACCATCGCCTGGTTTGCCGCGCGCGGGGCACCGCTCAAGACCGAAGCGGACGGCCGCGTCTTTCCGGTGACCGATTCCTCCGCGACGATTGTGGCTTGCCTGCTGCACGCCGCGCACGCAGCCGGGGTGACGCTGCGAACCCAGGCGCAGGTGACGCGGGTGAGCCGGCCGGCGGGTGGCTTTCAGATTGACCTGGCGACCGGAGAGACGCTGGCGGCGGATGACGTGCTGCTGGCGACCGGCGCTGAACACCGGGCGTATGCCTGGGCGCAGGAGTTGGGGCACACCATTCAGCCGCCGGCGCCTTCACTGTTCACCTTCACCGTGCGCGACGCGCGGCTGGCCGGCCTGGCCGGGGTGTCGGCGCCGTTGGTGCATCTGCGCCTGGTGGACAGCGGACTCGCGCAATCTGGCCCGCTGCTCATCACGCACTGGGGGCTGAGCGGGCCGGCCGTGCTCAAGCTGTCGGCGTGGGGCGCGCGCGTGCTGCACGATCAGCACTACCAGGCGCAGTTGCGCATCAATTGGCTGCCGGCCTGGACGCGACTGGATGCCCACGATCATCTGCACGCGGTCAGAGTCGCACAGGCGCGCCGGGCGCCGGGCAGCCAGGCGCTCTTTGATCTCCCGCTGCGCCTGTGGCAACGGCTGATTCTGGCGGCCGGGGTGAGCGAGGGCCAGCGCTGGGGCGATCTGACCAGGCTGCAACTACAGCGTCTGCTGGATGAGTTGACGGCCGGCGCCTACGCCATCGAGGGCAAGGGCGCGTTCAAGGAAGAATTCGTCACTTGCGGCGGCGTGACCCTGGACGAGGTCAATTTCAAGACCATGCAGAGTCGCCGCTGCCCTGGTCTCTATCTGGCCGGGGAAATCCTGGATGTGGATGGTGTGACCGGCGGTTTCAATTTTCAGAGTGCGTGGACCACCGGCTGGCTGGCTGGAAACGCGCTCAGCCGTTGCGGGTAG
- a CDS encoding AAA family ATPase, giving the protein MLTQVTISGYKSLQGSTAKFTPFTVIVGRNNTGKSNLFDALRLLSHLAEMPVAGAFKPERHRGDPVESFFTESQPRLSLVCEFDLTGTPHPFYGDQPLTHPNLHYEVEIVFRNGLLEVETEQLRGRTVSGIKYRPFITTGRIGKHRDANSGTADRGGKRQVSVNRDTAKSGKSRHFPSPASRSVLTMIDDAELYPHVVAVARELSSWRFFHFEPEALREPSPAMDILELEPSGRGLSGFYDTLSSRDTARFASAERALRRGIPEAKGIRLLDTGDRRRLLAVIRDDGREFTARVLSDGTLRFLALLALAYAPQPPGLVCFEEPENGVHPGRLPFIADTLRGISERGMDGGRRAQVLVNSHSPYLVDLLDPAEILLASLTERGQTRFASVGQDLFTSHPILKSILESGEQTLGELWSQGSFDVES; this is encoded by the coding sequence ATGCTGACGCAGGTCACGATATCTGGTTACAAAAGCCTACAGGGTTCGACTGCAAAGTTTACGCCGTTTACTGTGATCGTCGGACGTAACAATACCGGCAAGAGCAACTTGTTCGACGCGCTGCGGCTGCTCTCGCATTTGGCCGAGATGCCAGTAGCAGGCGCCTTCAAACCCGAGCGGCATCGCGGCGACCCTGTGGAATCCTTCTTCACTGAAAGCCAACCACGATTGAGCCTGGTTTGTGAGTTCGACCTGACCGGTACGCCTCACCCGTTCTACGGAGATCAGCCGCTCACCCATCCGAACCTACATTATGAAGTCGAGATCGTCTTCCGCAACGGTCTGCTTGAGGTGGAGACGGAACAGCTCAGAGGCCGCACGGTGTCGGGAATCAAGTACCGTCCTTTCATCACGACAGGGAGAATCGGCAAACACCGCGACGCCAATAGCGGAACCGCGGATCGAGGTGGCAAGCGACAGGTCTCGGTCAATCGCGACACGGCGAAATCAGGCAAGTCTCGCCATTTTCCCTCTCCAGCATCGCGCTCTGTGCTAACAATGATTGATGATGCCGAACTGTATCCACACGTTGTCGCTGTGGCACGCGAATTAAGCTCATGGCGGTTTTTTCACTTCGAGCCGGAAGCCCTGCGAGAACCTTCTCCCGCGATGGATATCCTCGAATTGGAGCCGAGCGGACGTGGACTGTCCGGCTTCTACGATACGCTGAGCAGTCGAGATACGGCGCGCTTCGCGTCGGCTGAGCGTGCCCTCCGACGGGGCATTCCAGAAGCAAAGGGCATCCGTTTACTAGATACAGGCGACCGTCGTCGCCTGTTGGCAGTGATACGCGACGATGGGCGTGAGTTCACCGCCCGAGTGCTTTCGGATGGCACTCTGCGCTTTCTCGCGCTACTGGCATTGGCTTACGCGCCGCAGCCGCCCGGGCTGGTATGCTTCGAGGAACCGGAGAACGGCGTACATCCCGGACGGTTGCCCTTCATCGCAGACACCTTGCGCGGGATCAGTGAACGCGGCATGGACGGCGGCCGGCGCGCGCAAGTGCTGGTCAACTCGCATTCGCCCTACCTCGTTGATCTGCTCGATCCAGCCGAGATACTGCTGGCGTCGCTCACGGAACGCGGGCAGACGAGATTCGCATCAGTCGGCCAAGACCTGTTCACGAGTCATCCGATCCTCAAGAGCATTCTTGAAAGCGGTGAGCAAACACTGGGCGAACTATGGTCTCAGGGGAGCTTCGATGTCGAGTCTTAA
- a CDS encoding GNAT family N-acetyltransferase, which yields MLITRLDPTDTLAIQQAAEALVAGFVVMAPNAWPDLDAAIEEVHQALHEQKLCLAARDDEGRVHGWIGGQHAYARVWELHPLVVHPRSQGQGIGRSLVATLEHEVRQRGGLTMLLGTDDETDMTTLSGVDLYQDTWAHVTAIRNLKGHPFEFYLKCGYKIVGVVPDANGYGRPDILMARRL from the coding sequence ATGCTCATCACCCGCCTAGATCCAACGGACACTTTAGCCATTCAGCAGGCTGCGGAAGCGCTCGTGGCCGGCTTTGTGGTGATGGCTCCCAACGCCTGGCCCGATCTCGATGCGGCCATCGAAGAGGTGCATCAGGCGCTGCATGAGCAAAAGCTCTGCCTGGCGGCGCGAGACGACGAAGGCAGGGTGCATGGCTGGATTGGAGGACAGCACGCTTATGCGCGTGTCTGGGAGCTTCACCCGCTGGTGGTGCATCCTCGGTCGCAAGGGCAAGGCATCGGCCGCAGTCTCGTTGCGACCCTCGAACATGAGGTCAGGCAGCGGGGCGGGCTTACGATGTTGTTGGGTACGGACGACGAGACCGACATGACCACGCTGAGCGGCGTTGATCTCTACCAGGACACCTGGGCGCACGTGACTGCTATTCGCAACCTGAAGGGACATCCTTTCGAATTCTACCTGAAGTGTGGTTACAAGATCGTCGGAGTCGTGCCTGATGCCAATGGCTATGGTCGGCCGGACATCTTGATGGCCAGACGGCTGTAA
- a CDS encoding argininosuccinate synthase, which produces MSVRHQIKKCVLAYSGGLDTSVIVPWLRENYGCEVVCFTADLGQAEELSGLEAKAIASGASKCYVEDLRLEFLNDFVFPTLRAGAIYERKYLLGTSFARPLIAKRMVEVAEAEGADAVAHGATGKGNDQVRFELTVMALNPRLRIIAPWREWEIRSRKDALEYAAKHNVPVTATEKSIYSRDRNFWHISHEGGLLENPWLEPEEAMHQLSVAPEQAPDQPEYLEIDFKQGLPVRVNGVAHGPLGIMEALNAIGGRHGIGRVDLVENRLVGIKSHGVYETPGGTLLYLAHQGIEELVLDRETLHYKLQVALKYADLVYNGQWFTPLREALDAFVNVTQHNVSGRARFKLYKGQAILVGRQSPHSLYREDYATFDQDDVYNQQDAEGFIKLFGLPLKVQAMIDIEGSGVSKYRQPDFSQFKRDSNAARR; this is translated from the coding sequence ATGTCTGTTCGTCACCAAATCAAAAAGTGCGTGCTGGCCTACAGCGGCGGCCTTGACACGTCGGTCATCGTTCCCTGGTTGCGCGAAAATTACGGCTGCGAAGTCGTCTGCTTCACGGCTGACCTGGGCCAGGCGGAAGAACTGAGCGGTCTGGAGGCCAAAGCCATCGCTTCCGGCGCCAGCAAGTGCTATGTCGAAGACTTGCGCCTCGAATTCCTCAACGATTTCGTCTTTCCCACCCTGCGCGCGGGCGCCATCTATGAACGCAAATATCTGCTGGGCACTTCCTTCGCCCGGCCTTTGATCGCCAAGCGCATGGTGGAGGTAGCCGAAGCGGAGGGCGCTGACGCGGTGGCGCATGGCGCGACCGGCAAAGGCAATGACCAGGTGCGCTTCGAACTGACGGTCATGGCGCTCAACCCGCGCCTGCGCATCATCGCGCCCTGGCGCGAGTGGGAGATTCGCAGCCGCAAAGATGCACTGGAGTACGCGGCCAAGCACAACGTGCCCGTCACCGCCACGGAGAAGTCCATCTACAGTCGGGACCGCAACTTCTGGCACATCAGCCATGAGGGCGGCCTGCTCGAAAATCCCTGGCTGGAGCCGGAAGAGGCCATGCACCAGCTTTCGGTCGCGCCAGAGCAGGCGCCCGATCAGCCTGAATACCTGGAGATTGACTTCAAGCAAGGGCTGCCGGTGCGCGTCAACGGCGTGGCGCACGGCCCGCTCGGCATCATGGAGGCCCTCAACGCCATCGGCGGCCGCCATGGCATCGGCCGCGTGGACCTGGTGGAGAATCGCCTGGTCGGCATCAAGTCGCACGGCGTCTACGAAACCCCTGGCGGTACTCTGCTCTACCTGGCCCATCAGGGCATCGAAGAGCTGGTGCTCGATCGCGAGACGCTGCACTACAAACTGCAGGTGGCGCTCAAGTATGCGGACCTGGTCTACAACGGCCAGTGGTTCACCCCGCTGCGCGAGGCGCTGGACGCGTTCGTCAACGTCACGCAGCACAACGTCAGCGGCCGCGCGCGCTTCAAGCTCTACAAGGGTCAGGCCATCCTGGTCGGCCGCCAGTCGCCGCACAGCCTCTACCGCGAGGATTACGCCACCTTCGATCAGGACGATGTCTACAACCAGCAGGATGCCGAAGGCTTCATCAAGCTGTTCGGCCTGCCGCTGAAGGTGCAGGCCATGATTGACATCGAGGGCAGCGGCGTCAGCAAGTACCGGCAGCCCGACTTTTCGCAGTTCAAGCGTGACTCGAACGCCGCGCGGAGGTGA
- the argJ gene encoding bifunctional glutamate N-acetyltransferase/amino-acid acetyltransferase ArgJ: MSDVTIPGFVASGVAAGIKRTGALDLALIVSELPCAAAAVFTQNKFAAAPVEYDRHILAVNSDAMQAVLINSGCANACTGVEGLANARRMAELAEQALGLPPTACLVMSTGVIGVQLPLEKLLRGVPDAVNALAADGLDRAALAIMTTDTRPKTARGQFTLASGETVHLWGMAKGAGMIHPNMATMLSVVLTDAAITPAALDRALRHAVDRSFNAVTVDGDTSTNDTLAVLANGAAGNPPLAPDSAAFTAFQQALTAVCLSLAQQIVRDGEGATKFAAITVSGAASDADARLAAKAVAHSPLVKTALYGGDANWGRILAAVGYSGAQVDPDRVALHFGSAAFNLTPLQVVAAGQPLPYDEAAATARFTQPEIEVLIELGLGAGQATVWTCDLSHAYVDINGHYRT; the protein is encoded by the coding sequence ATGAGTGATGTGACGATACCCGGCTTCGTGGCGAGCGGCGTGGCGGCCGGCATCAAGAGGACCGGCGCGCTCGATCTGGCGTTGATCGTTTCCGAACTGCCGTGCGCGGCGGCCGCGGTCTTTACGCAGAACAAGTTCGCCGCGGCGCCGGTGGAGTATGACCGGCATATCCTGGCGGTCAACAGCGACGCGATGCAGGCCGTGCTCATCAACAGCGGCTGCGCCAATGCCTGCACCGGCGTGGAGGGCCTGGCCAACGCACGGCGCATGGCCGAGCTGGCCGAGCAGGCGCTGGGACTGCCGCCCACGGCCTGCCTGGTGATGTCCACCGGCGTCATTGGCGTGCAACTGCCCCTGGAAAAACTACTGCGCGGCGTGCCGGACGCGGTCAACGCGCTGGCCGCTGACGGGCTTGACCGCGCCGCGCTGGCTATTATGACCACCGACACGCGGCCCAAGACCGCCCGCGGCCAGTTCACCCTGGCGAGCGGTGAAACCGTCCACCTCTGGGGCATGGCCAAAGGCGCAGGCATGATCCACCCCAACATGGCGACCATGCTCAGCGTGGTTTTAACAGACGCCGCGATCACGCCGGCGGCGCTTGATCGGGCGCTGCGCCACGCGGTTGACCGCAGCTTCAACGCGGTCACGGTGGATGGCGACACCAGCACCAACGACACGCTGGCTGTGTTGGCGAATGGCGCGGCCGGCAATCCCCCACTGGCGCCCGACTCGGCCGCTTTCACGGCCTTCCAGCAGGCGCTGACCGCCGTCTGCCTCAGCCTGGCGCAGCAGATTGTGCGCGATGGCGAAGGCGCCACCAAGTTCGCCGCCATCACCGTCAGCGGCGCGGCCTCGGACGCAGACGCTCGCCTGGCCGCAAAGGCGGTCGCCCATTCGCCGCTGGTCAAGACGGCCCTCTACGGCGGCGACGCCAACTGGGGTCGCATCCTGGCCGCCGTTGGCTATTCGGGCGCGCAGGTTGACCCCGATCGAGTGGCGCTGCACTTTGGCAGCGCCGCGTTCAACCTGACGCCGCTGCAAGTGGTGGCCGCGGGGCAACCGCTGCCTTATGACGAAGCCGCAGCCACGGCGCGCTTTACGCAGCCAGAAATTGAAGTGCTGATCGAACTGGGGCTTGGCGCAGGTCAGGCCACGGTCTGGACCTGCGATCTGAGCCACGCGTATGTGGACATCAACGGGCATTATCGGACGTAG
- a CDS encoding aldo/keto reductase produces MEYRKLGRTGLEVSALCLGTMQFGWTADETQAAEVMDAFVAAGGNFIDTADVYSRWHPGNPGGISEEIIGRWLQQRGNRRQVVLATKVRGRMWDGPNGEGLSRAHIIQACEDSLRRLQTDWIDLYQTHWYDAETPIEETLRALDDLVRAGKVRYIGCSNLPAWRLTTALWQSDKLGLARYDALQPHYSLVHRAEFEREMADLCREQQLGVIPYSPLAGGFLTGKYRKDQPLPESARANSVRRYFTERNWVLLEAMESLARTHGRTVSQIALAWQLAQPVITSPIIGANSVEQLNESLGAVGLGLADDEIKRLNDLSSWAD; encoded by the coding sequence ATGGAATATCGTAAATTGGGACGCACCGGCCTCGAAGTCTCGGCTCTTTGCCTGGGCACGATGCAGTTTGGCTGGACCGCGGATGAAACCCAGGCGGCCGAGGTGATGGACGCGTTTGTGGCAGCCGGCGGCAACTTCATTGATACCGCAGACGTCTATTCACGCTGGCATCCGGGCAATCCCGGCGGCATCTCTGAAGAAATCATCGGCCGTTGGCTGCAACAGCGCGGCAACCGGCGGCAGGTGGTGCTGGCCACGAAAGTGCGCGGGCGCATGTGGGACGGCCCCAACGGTGAAGGCCTGAGCCGGGCGCACATCATCCAGGCCTGTGAAGATTCGCTGCGCCGCCTGCAGACCGACTGGATTGACCTCTATCAGACTCATTGGTACGACGCGGAGACGCCAATCGAAGAAACCTTACGCGCCCTGGATGACCTGGTGCGTGCTGGCAAGGTGCGTTACATCGGTTGTTCGAACCTCCCGGCCTGGCGCTTGACCACGGCTCTCTGGCAGAGCGACAAGCTGGGCCTGGCGCGCTACGATGCCCTGCAGCCGCACTACAGCCTGGTTCACCGCGCTGAGTTCGAGCGTGAGATGGCCGATCTCTGCCGCGAGCAGCAGCTTGGCGTCATCCCCTATAGCCCGCTGGCCGGCGGTTTCCTGACCGGCAAATACCGCAAGGATCAGCCGCTGCCCGAGTCCGCGCGCGCCAACAGCGTGCGCCGCTACTTCACCGAGCGTAACTGGGTCTTGCTGGAGGCGATGGAGAGCCTGGCCCGGACGCACGGCAGGACCGTGTCGCAGATCGCGCTGGCCTGGCAGTTGGCGCAGCCGGTCATCACCTCGCCCATCATCGGCGCCAACAGTGTGGAACAACTCAACGAAAGCCTGGGTGCGGTGGGCTTGGGCCTGGCCGACGACGAGATCAAACGCCTCAACGACCTGTCGAGCTGGGCAGACTAA
- the argH gene encoding argininosuccinate lyase, producing the protein MTQNRTLPPASSSPKLWGGRFDAAPDALMEQFNASLPFDQALWAADIRGSQAYARALARAGLISLAERDQLLAGLDAVAEEWARGVFAPHAGDEDIHTAVERRLGEVIGGVAGKLHTGRSRNDQVATDVRLWLRDQIDQLAAALRDLQAAVIALAEAHLAVLMPGTTHMQPAQPIRFSHWALSFFWMWQRDHERLTEVRRRVNVCPLGSGALAGTPFNVDRVALAADLGFAAISANSLDAVSDRDFVVEFLAWAALLGIHLSRLAEDLILWSNPQFGFVRVADAYSTGSSLMPQKRNPDAMELVRGKSGRLLGNLVSLLTTLKGLPSTYNKDLQEDKEPLFDTVTTLTLALPVTAGVLRTLQVNPTRMQAALSSDMLATDLADYLVRQGTPFRQAHHLVGQAVRRAEALGLTLSTLPLAELQAISPQFGADVAALWDFNHSVEQRATPGGTAAAAVETQLRQARQILAGG; encoded by the coding sequence ATGACACAGAACCGCACACTGCCCCCAGCTTCATCTTCGCCCAAGCTGTGGGGCGGCCGCTTCGACGCCGCGCCTGACGCGCTGATGGAGCAGTTCAACGCGTCGCTGCCGTTCGATCAAGCTCTGTGGGCGGCGGACATCCGGGGCAGCCAGGCCTATGCACGGGCGCTGGCCCGCGCCGGGTTGATCAGCCTGGCCGAGCGCGACCAACTCCTGGCCGGGCTGGATGCCGTGGCGGAGGAGTGGGCACGGGGCGTTTTCGCGCCTCATGCCGGCGATGAGGACATCCACACCGCGGTCGAACGGCGCCTGGGCGAGGTCATCGGCGGCGTCGCGGGCAAACTGCACACCGGCCGCAGTCGCAACGACCAGGTCGCCACCGATGTGCGCCTGTGGCTGCGCGATCAAATTGACCAGTTGGCCGCGGCGCTGCGTGACCTGCAGGCGGCCGTCATCGCGCTGGCTGAGGCGCATCTCGCTGTGCTCATGCCCGGCACGACGCACATGCAGCCCGCGCAGCCCATACGCTTCAGCCATTGGGCGCTCAGCTTCTTCTGGATGTGGCAGCGCGACCATGAACGCCTGACCGAGGTGCGTCGTCGGGTCAACGTCTGCCCGCTTGGCTCGGGCGCGCTGGCCGGCACGCCGTTCAACGTGGATCGCGTCGCGCTGGCCGCAGACCTGGGCTTTGCAGCCATCAGCGCCAACTCCCTGGACGCGGTCAGCGATCGTGATTTTGTCGTGGAATTCCTGGCCTGGGCCGCGCTGCTCGGCATTCACCTCAGCCGCCTGGCCGAAGATCTGATCCTGTGGTCGAACCCGCAGTTCGGCTTCGTGCGCGTGGCTGATGCCTACAGCACCGGTTCCAGTTTGATGCCGCAGAAGCGCAATCCCGACGCGATGGAGCTGGTGCGTGGCAAGAGCGGCCGCCTGCTGGGCAACCTGGTGAGCCTGCTGACCACGCTCAAGGGCCTGCCTTCGACCTACAACAAGGATTTGCAGGAGGACAAGGAGCCGCTGTTCGACACGGTGACTACCCTGACGCTGGCGCTGCCGGTCACGGCCGGCGTCCTGCGCACCCTGCAGGTCAATCCAACCCGCATGCAGGCCGCGCTGAGCAGCGACATGCTGGCGACTGACCTGGCCGATTACCTGGTGCGCCAGGGGACGCCCTTTCGCCAGGCGCATCACCTGGTGGGGCAAGCGGTGCGCCGGGCCGAGGCGTTGGGCCTGACCCTCAGCACCCTGCCGCTGGCCGAGCTGCAGGCTATCTCGCCCCAGTTTGGCGCGGATGTGGCCGCGCTGTGGGATTTCAACCATTCGGTGGAGCAGCGCGCCACGCCCGGCGGCACCGCCGCCGCCGCGGTCGAGACACAGTTACGCCAGGCGCGGCAGATTCTGGCAGGCGGCTGA
- a CDS encoding dual specificity protein phosphatase family protein, which produces MNAIYWLDGPWPGRLAIVGRPRGDDWLSDEIGHWRRNGIDVVVSLLTPHESSELGLSQEATMSSQQGIQFLSLPIRDRAVPSSFGEMRTFVERTAALLSEGKTVAIHCRQGIGRSAVFAASLLVNAGVNLERAFQQIESARGAVVPDTPEQRQWVEKFAGTIQSALSHR; this is translated from the coding sequence ATGAATGCGATTTACTGGCTAGATGGTCCCTGGCCCGGTCGTTTGGCGATCGTTGGCCGGCCGCGCGGGGACGACTGGCTGTCCGATGAGATCGGCCACTGGCGACGAAACGGCATCGATGTCGTTGTTTCGCTGCTTACGCCCCATGAAAGCAGCGAATTGGGACTCAGCCAGGAAGCGACCATGAGTTCGCAGCAAGGAATCCAGTTCTTGTCCCTTCCCATTCGCGATCGCGCCGTGCCGTCATCGTTTGGCGAGATGCGGACCTTCGTCGAAAGAACCGCCGCGCTGCTGTCCGAGGGCAAAACGGTCGCGATTCACTGCCGTCAGGGGATTGGGCGCTCCGCAGTGTTCGCCGCGAGTTTGTTGGTCAACGCGGGCGTCAATCTCGAGCGCGCCTTCCAGCAGATCGAGAGCGCAAGAGGCGCGGTGGTGCCAGACACGCCAGAACAGCGCCAATGGGTCGAGAAGTTTGCCGGAACGATTCAATCCGCCCTCTCACACCGCTAG
- a CDS encoding SDR family oxidoreductase codes for MDIQGKVALVTGGAIRVGRSIALGLAQAGADVVIAYHTSVTEAQATVAEIHALGVAGLAIQADVSDVSQVQALVAQIQAAFGRLDIVVNSSSRFQTTPVMTTTIEEWRQVLSVLLDGPFFLAQAAAPLMQAQGAGVIINILDLSAFEPWPNFIAHSVGKSGLLALTRGLALELAPAIRVNAVAPGAVLAPSHYDPQKLQQVADRTLLKRWGSPQDVADAVVFLARADYITGETLIVDGGEQWGRPHKASDSQLNQ; via the coding sequence ATGGACATTCAGGGCAAAGTGGCGCTGGTGACTGGCGGCGCGATCCGCGTGGGCAGGTCGATTGCGCTGGGCCTGGCGCAGGCGGGGGCGGATGTGGTCATCGCCTATCACACGTCGGTGACTGAGGCGCAGGCCACGGTGGCCGAGATCCATGCGCTGGGCGTGGCTGGCCTCGCCATCCAGGCCGATGTCTCGGATGTGAGCCAGGTGCAGGCGCTGGTGGCGCAAATCCAGGCTGCATTTGGCCGCCTGGACATCGTGGTCAACAGCTCGTCGCGTTTCCAAACCACGCCGGTGATGACCACCACCATCGAGGAGTGGCGCCAGGTGCTCAGCGTTCTCCTGGATGGCCCCTTTTTCCTGGCCCAGGCCGCAGCGCCGCTCATGCAGGCGCAGGGCGCGGGCGTCATCATCAACATCCTGGATCTGTCGGCCTTCGAGCCGTGGCCCAACTTCATCGCGCACAGCGTGGGCAAGAGCGGCCTGCTGGCACTGACGCGCGGACTGGCGCTGGAACTGGCGCCGGCGATTCGCGTCAACGCGGTGGCGCCGGGCGCGGTTCTCGCCCCGTCCCATTACGACCCGCAGAAGCTGCAGCAGGTGGCAGACCGCACGCTGCTCAAGCGCTGGGGGTCCCCGCAGGACGTGGCTGATGCCGTCGTCTTCCTGGCCCGCGCAGATTACATCACCGGCGAAACGCTTATCGTGGACGGCGGCGAACAGTGGGGTCGCCCTCACAAAGCGAGCGACTCTCAGCTGAACCAGTAA
- the mdh gene encoding malate dehydrogenase, giving the protein MRNKITIVGAGMVGASCAAWLAERELGDIVLVDIPQTEDMPKGKALDLLQAGPIVGYDTRVTGATSYDATANSDVVVVTAGVPRKPGMTREDLVGINTRVVRAVASQIAATSPNAIIIIVTNPLDTMTHVAFQASGFPKNRVVGQAGILDSARMRTFVAQELGVSIENVQAFVLGGHGDEMVPLVRFCNVAGIPISELMPAERVAAIVDRTRKGGGEIVNLLKTGSAYYAPGAAAAEMVEAILKDKKLIRPCSAYLDGEYGLKDIYFGVPVVLGRNGVEKIIEVALTDDEKAMLQKSADLIRSTMSVVPPA; this is encoded by the coding sequence ATGCGCAACAAAATTACAATTGTCGGCGCCGGTATGGTCGGCGCTTCCTGTGCAGCCTGGTTGGCCGAGCGCGAGCTGGGCGACATTGTCCTGGTGGACATCCCTCAGACCGAGGATATGCCCAAGGGTAAAGCCCTGGACCTGCTGCAGGCCGGCCCGATTGTCGGTTACGACACGCGGGTGACTGGCGCCACCTCGTATGATGCGACGGCCAATTCCGACGTGGTGGTTGTCACCGCAGGCGTGCCGCGCAAGCCAGGCATGACGCGTGAGGACCTGGTCGGGATCAACACGCGCGTCGTGCGCGCCGTGGCCTCACAAATTGCGGCCACCTCGCCCAACGCGATCATCATTATTGTCACCAACCCGCTCGATACCATGACCCATGTAGCCTTCCAGGCATCGGGCTTTCCCAAGAACCGTGTGGTGGGGCAGGCCGGCATCCTGGACAGCGCGCGCATGCGCACCTTTGTGGCTCAGGAACTGGGCGTCAGCATCGAAAACGTGCAGGCGTTCGTCCTGGGCGGTCATGGCGATGAGATGGTGCCCCTGGTACGCTTCTGCAACGTGGCCGGCATTCCCATCAGCGAGCTGATGCCGGCCGAGCGTGTGGCAGCGATCGTGGACCGCACGCGCAAGGGCGGCGGCGAAATCGTCAATCTGCTGAAGACCGGCAGCGCCTATTACGCTCCTGGCGCAGCCGCGGCCGAGATGGTGGAAGCCATTCTCAAGGACAAGAAGCTGATTCGCCCCTGCTCCGCATACCTGGATGGCGAGTACGGCCTGAAGGACATCTACTTCGGCGTGCCGGTCGTCCTGGGCCGCAACGGCGTGGAGAAGATCATCGAAGTGGCCTTGACCGATGATGAGAAGGCGATGCTGCAGAAGTCGGCCGATCTCATCCGCAGCACCATGAGCGTCGTGCCGCCCGCCTGA